TCGCAAAATCGCTGAGGAAATCGACGCACGCGGTGCGGAAATCACCAAGGTTGGCTGTGCTGAAACTGGCCTTCCAGAAATGCGCCTCAATGGTGAGCGCGGTCGCACCGTTGGTCAGTTGCGCCTGTTCGCTGATCATATTGAAAAAGGCGATTACCTCGATCTGGCTCATGATAAAGCTATACCAGACCGCGCGCCGCTTCCACGTCCTGATATTCGTTTGAGCCAGCGCCCTGTTGGGCCGGTTGCTGTATTTGGCGCCTCCAACTTCCCTTTGGCCTTCTCCACTGCCGGCGGAGACACAGCGTCCGCCCTTGCAGCAGGGTGTCCGGTTGTTGTCAAAGGCCATGAAGCTCATCCGGGTACTGCTGAGCTGGTAGCCCAAGCCATTGACGCGGCAATCAAATCCTGCGGCATGCATCCCGGCGTTTTCTCACTGGTACAAGGTGGCAGCCGCGAAGTTGGTACAGCCCTTGTCAAGCATCCATTGATCAAAGCAGTTGGGTTTACCGGGTCACTAGCTGGTGGCCGCGCTTTGTTTGACCTTTGTGTTTCTCGCCCTGAGCCTATCCCGTTCTTTGGTGAACTGGGCTCTGTCAACCCTTCCTTCCTGTTCCCCAATGCTCTCGCCAGCCGCGGCGAAGCAATTGCCGCTGGTTGGGCTGGTTCTCTGTGCATGGGTGCAGGTCAGTTCTGTACCAATCCAGGCGTCATGCTCGTGGTTGATGGTCCGGATACAGATGCCTTCATCGCCAAAGCAAAAGGCGCACTGGAAGCAGCTGGCGAACAACCAATGCTCACAGACGGCATTGCCGCAGCCTATCGTGCAAGCTCGGCCAAAATCGCAGACGAAGCCGGCGTAGAAGAGTTGGTAGGCACAGCTTGCACAACACGCGGCGCTAAGCCTTACATGTTCGTGACCGACGCTGCTAACTGGCTTAAAAACAAAGAGCTGCAAGAAGAAGTATTTGGGCCACTCGGCATCGTCGTCAAACTGGAAAACCTTGATCAGATGCACGATGTCGCCAAGCAAATCGAAGGTCAGTTGACTTGTTCCGTTCATGTGGATGCTGCCGATTATGCTGATGCCCGCAAATTGATGCCGCTTCTGGAGCGTAAAGCTGGCCGCGTGCTTGCCAATGGGTTCCCAACCGGTGTTGAAGTTTGTGATGCGATGGTTCATGGCGGTCCGTACCCGGCTTCCACCAACTTTGGCGCAACCTCTGTGGGCACCATGGCAATCCGCCGCTTCCTACGTCCAGTAAGTTATCAGGACATTCCGCTGGAGTTGGTCTCCAGTTTTGAAGTCGAGGAAATGGCGTAAAGCTGTCTCAATATAACCATCAATAGCCCTGAACGTAGCTGTTCAGGGCTTTTCTTCGTCTACTGGTCGCTCTGGAGTGGTTAGGCTGCCAGGTTTTTCAGGGTACCTCGGCCGTGTTGCACAACTCCAATTTAGATTGCGGCTTGCCCAAACCCATAAATTGAGGTGTCCTGAAACCCTTTCGAACGGCGGCTGTCCGAAGGACGTTATTTTATTTAGAACAGCAACGCCAATTTGCGCTTCTATCCTCTGATGTTTAAAGTTTCTTGAGCTCAGTTTTCCCCCGACCACCCGCTTTAAACGACCCATCGGGGTTTCACCTCGCGCCCGCTGCCCGTATCAGGTGTATTTCTGCCAGTCCATTCTGCCGCACTTTTGAATTGCAAGGATATGCGCGTCACGCGATGTCAGGTCAGTCTCAGTGTCTCGACTGAGGATTGCCTATTTAGGCGATGGAATAACAACCTCAACACTTTCAAAGCACTCTGCCAATTCTTGTCTGGTTGGCTCGCCGTCGTAAGCGCCATCACCCAGAAACTTCGCCACCGTGTCGTCAATTTGATCCAACAAATCCGTTAGGGCTGACGGCTCGTCAACGCTCTCTTCCGTCAACTCACCGCACAGGATTTTGCGCGTATTCAGCTCTGTCCCCAGATGCAGTTTGCGCCAGTTTCTGCGTTTTATCTTGGTTCTCTGCCATTCACCCGCCCAAAGACCTTTAGTCCTGTGCTGTCTATTACTAGATGAGCCGGTTCAGCTATGCGTGTAGCCCGCAGCTTTGTCAGCTTCAAACCTTCCGTCCGACGCGACAGCGTAGAAAATCAGAAACAGGCAGGTCCAGTTGTATCAGGCGAAACAGAGAGCGTGCAAATCCTTGGATCGGGCGAAGCGCGAGACCGAATAATGACCTCACCTGCAAACAGGTTTCGATGGCAAGCACTGAGAATTTGGTAGGACGACCGCGGCGCTTGCTGTGTGGGGCGTGCCAATAAACCTGGCAATGTCCTCATCGATTCAAACGCTCACATCTCAGCGCTGGCGAAGACTTTCGTTAGACTCTGGCCAGTTGGTGAGACGATATCCGGTTTTTGTAAATATCTCCCGCCGAGCAGCATTATGTTTGAAGGGCATGAAAAGACTACCTGACCAAAAAATAGGCTGCCTACATACACGCTGGAGGCGGATTTGTGCAGCAAGGCCGTTATACCCCACGTCGCGAACGACAGTTACTCGCGCATGTTCTTCAGTTGTTCTGAAACGAGGCCAATTTTGCAGCTTCGGGGCCACTGGGCCAAGTTCGTGCATTTTAAGCGAGCTGAACTCAACGGGTAAGGGCTATCTGTAAGCAAGTTCCAAATTAGGCAGGAACGCTGCGTCTTTCCATTAATTCAGAGCCTGTCCATTCCTAGCTTTTCTTAGGATTTGATTGAAGTCTTTGCATAGGCTTCAATTATCTGGCAGTTGCTTCAGACAACAACATAAATAACCGACAAAGAAGCTTGTTGTCCATGGCGCTGATCCTTCTTCTGCTGCAACAGATGTGTGTCTATCTCGTTATTGTATATCTGGTCAGCAAGACGCCGCTGTTCAAGATATTCACGGAGGATGCACCCCGCCTCCCGCATAAGGTCCTAATTTACTTCGTGTTTTCCCGGCTTTTGCATTATCGCAACTTATTTCGGTGAGCAGGTTAACGGAGCGATTGCGAACACACGTGCCATGGGAGCCGTGCTCGGCGGTCTGCTTGGCGGACCGATCACGGGCTTGCTGGTGGGCATTACAGGAGGCCTGCATCGCTACAGCTTTGGCGGTTTTACCGATCTGGCCTGCACCATTTCCACCACTTCTGAAGGGCTATTGACGGGTGCTGCGGCTCTGTATTTGCGCCAACAAAACAAGGGCGCTCTTCTGTTCCGGCCCCTCTTCGTGTTCTGG
The sequence above is drawn from the Pseudovibrio sp. Tun.PSC04-5.I4 genome and encodes:
- a CDS encoding aldehyde dehydrogenase (NADP(+)) — protein: MLTGCHLIAGKWVDNTQKFQSTPYSGDASSYSCGTAELIDKAVQGAEDAFMSFGWSSRSERATFIRKIAEEIDARGAEITKVGCAETGLPEMRLNGERGRTVGQLRLFADHIEKGDYLDLAHDKAIPDRAPLPRPDIRLSQRPVGPVAVFGASNFPLAFSTAGGDTASALAAGCPVVVKGHEAHPGTAELVAQAIDAAIKSCGMHPGVFSLVQGGSREVGTALVKHPLIKAVGFTGSLAGGRALFDLCVSRPEPIPFFGELGSVNPSFLFPNALASRGEAIAAGWAGSLCMGAGQFCTNPGVMLVVDGPDTDAFIAKAKGALEAAGEQPMLTDGIAAAYRASSAKIADEAGVEELVGTACTTRGAKPYMFVTDAANWLKNKELQEEVFGPLGIVVKLENLDQMHDVAKQIEGQLTCSVHVDAADYADARKLMPLLERKAGRVLANGFPTGVEVCDAMVHGGPYPASTNFGATSVGTMAIRRFLRPVSYQDIPLELVSSFEVEEMA
- a CDS encoding transposase; translation: MLAIETCLQVRSLFGLALRPIQGFARSLFRLIQLDLPVSDFLRCRVGRKV